A portion of the Sulfuricurvum kujiense DSM 16994 genome contains these proteins:
- a CDS encoding ribonucleoside-diphosphate reductase subunit alpha, which produces MLTIVKRNGRREPLDITKIQKYTSAAVKGLSNVSQSELEVDAQIQFRDGIHSNEIQQTLIKTAVDKIDIDSPNWTFVASRLFLYDLYHRVNGFTGYGSLQSYFERGEGEGRILLGLKEKYNLADLDAYIVPERDLEFNYLGVKTLYDRYLIKDRKGDPIELPQHMFMAVAMFLAQNESDRQGWAKKFYDMMSKFEVMMATPTLSNARTTRHQLSSCYIGSSPDNIEGIFDAYKEMALLSKFGGGIGWDWTQVRAMGSFIDGHKNAAGGTVPFLKITNDIAIAVDQLGTRKGAIAVYLEPWHMDVKDFLDVKKNSGEERRRAHDLFPALWINDMFMKRVVEDGIWTMFDPFDVKELSELYGDAFEKRYLELEQDPSIPKEHSKAKDLWKKILTSYFETGSPFLCFKDSANRSNPNDHFGIIRSSNLCTEIFQNTQPNHYLIKIKFEDGSFVTYEEDEIVKVDSGIEKPANKITALDSLGGRPIYIVEKEKVDGATAVCNLASVNLSRVHTKEDIDRIVPVAIRALDNVIDLNFYPLEKVKRTNMRSRAIGLGVMGEAQMLAENRIVWGSQEHFDKVDEVMEAVSYNAIKASSDLAVEKGSYAEYQGSKWSRGILPMDHATAEVQNLVDRGGLFAPNYEWDELRETIKRQGMRNGYLMAIAPTSSISILTGTTQTIEPIYKRKWFEENLSGLIPVVAPKLSPDTWSYYTPAYDLDQTILVKAAAIRQKWIDQGQSLNIFITLDKASGKYLNDIYMLAWKLGLKSTYYLRSQSPEQKQDTADRSMECEGCQ; this is translated from the coding sequence ATGCTAACCATAGTTAAACGTAACGGGCGCCGTGAACCGTTAGATATTACAAAAATTCAAAAATATACGTCAGCCGCTGTAAAAGGGCTAAGTAATGTATCGCAAAGTGAATTGGAAGTCGATGCTCAGATCCAGTTTCGTGACGGTATCCACAGCAATGAGATACAGCAGACTCTTATCAAAACAGCCGTTGATAAAATCGATATTGATTCGCCGAATTGGACATTTGTAGCATCTCGTCTTTTCTTGTATGATCTTTATCACCGCGTAAACGGTTTTACCGGGTACGGTTCATTGCAGAGCTATTTTGAACGTGGAGAGGGTGAAGGGCGTATTCTTCTCGGATTGAAAGAGAAATATAATTTAGCAGATTTAGATGCCTATATCGTCCCTGAACGTGACTTGGAATTTAACTATCTCGGCGTAAAAACATTATATGACCGATATCTGATCAAAGATCGCAAAGGCGATCCGATCGAACTGCCTCAGCATATGTTTATGGCGGTAGCAATGTTCTTGGCGCAAAACGAAAGCGATCGTCAGGGATGGGCGAAAAAGTTCTATGACATGATGTCAAAATTTGAAGTGATGATGGCAACCCCTACCCTCTCTAATGCCCGTACTACCCGTCATCAGCTCAGCTCATGCTACATCGGTTCAAGCCCGGATAATATCGAGGGGATTTTTGATGCCTACAAAGAGATGGCACTCCTCTCTAAATTCGGCGGCGGTATCGGCTGGGACTGGACGCAGGTTCGCGCGATGGGTTCATTTATCGACGGGCATAAAAATGCGGCCGGCGGAACCGTGCCGTTTTTGAAAATTACCAACGATATCGCGATTGCGGTCGATCAGCTCGGAACGCGTAAAGGGGCTATCGCCGTTTATCTCGAGCCGTGGCACATGGATGTCAAAGACTTCCTCGATGTGAAGAAAAATTCCGGAGAAGAGCGCCGACGTGCCCATGACCTGTTCCCTGCCCTTTGGATCAACGATATGTTTATGAAACGTGTCGTCGAAGACGGAATCTGGACGATGTTCGATCCGTTTGATGTGAAAGAGCTCAGCGAACTGTACGGCGATGCGTTTGAAAAACGTTATCTCGAGCTTGAACAAGACCCGAGCATTCCTAAAGAGCACTCGAAAGCAAAAGATCTGTGGAAGAAGATTTTGACCTCGTATTTTGAGACGGGAAGCCCGTTCCTGTGCTTTAAAGACAGCGCAAACCGTTCAAATCCGAACGACCATTTCGGCATCATCCGCAGTTCGAACTTGTGTACGGAGATTTTTCAGAATACTCAGCCGAACCATTATCTGATCAAAATCAAATTTGAGGACGGATCGTTCGTCACATACGAAGAAGATGAGATCGTTAAAGTCGACAGCGGAATCGAAAAGCCGGCAAACAAAATCACGGCGCTTGATTCACTGGGCGGACGTCCGATCTATATCGTCGAAAAAGAGAAAGTCGACGGTGCGACGGCGGTATGTAACCTTGCCTCGGTGAATCTTTCACGTGTGCATACGAAAGAGGATATCGACCGTATCGTTCCTGTGGCGATCCGTGCGCTCGATAATGTTATCGACCTAAATTTCTATCCGTTGGAAAAAGTCAAACGGACTAACATGCGCAGCCGTGCTATCGGACTGGGCGTTATGGGTGAAGCTCAAATGTTGGCTGAAAACCGTATCGTTTGGGGAAGCCAAGAACATTTCGACAAAGTGGACGAAGTGATGGAAGCGGTGAGCTATAACGCGATCAAAGCCTCTTCGGACTTAGCAGTCGAAAAAGGGTCATACGCCGAGTATCAAGGGTCAAAATGGAGCCGCGGTATCCTTCCGATGGATCATGCGACGGCAGAGGTGCAAAATCTCGTCGATCGCGGCGGATTGTTCGCTCCGAACTACGAGTGGGATGAACTTCGTGAAACGATCAAACGTCAGGGGATGCGTAACGGCTATTTGATGGCGATTGCACCGACCAGCTCGATTTCGATCCTCACCGGTACGACGCAGACGATTGAGCCGATCTATAAACGTAAATGGTTTGAAGAGAACCTCTCAGGGCTTATTCCGGTCGTCGCTCCGAAACTCAGCCCCGATACGTGGAGCTATTATACCCCTGCGTACGATCTCGATCAAACGATCCTTGTCAAAGCGGCGGCAATCCGTCAAAAATGGATTGATCAGGGGCAAAGTCTCAATATCTTTATTACCCTCGACAAAGCGAGCGGAAAATATCTCAACGACATCTATATGCTCGCGTGGAAACTGGGTCTCAAATCGACCTACTATCTCCGCTCACAATCACCGGAGCAAAAACAAGATACCGCAGATCGCTCGATGGAGTGTGAAGGGTGCCAGTAA
- the purB gene encoding adenylosuccinate lyase, which translates to MVDRYAREEMKSKWSIQAKYQAWLDVEKAVVVAWNKLGLIPDEDAEKIVKNAGFSVERIDEIEAITRHDLIAFTTSVSETLGEESRWFHYGMTSSDTVDTAVALQMRDSLALIIEDVKMVMESIKTRAMEHKMTLLVGRSHGIHGEPITFGLVLAVWYDEMARHLENLQQTMEVISVGQVSGAMGNFAHAPLELEEYACEALGLKPAPASNQVIQRDRYARLASALALMASSIEKFAVQVRHWQRTEVYECEEFFAKGQKGSSAMPHKRNPILTENITGLARMVRAYVIPAMENVALWHERDISHSSTERFWLPDSFVTADFMLHRFNSVIANLVVYPENMMRNLNLTGGLVFSQRVLLELPLKGVSREDAYRIVQRNAMKVWEGLQQGRSAINEKGESLYLQYLLDDEELRQSLSEEAIRECFNYDYYTKNVDKIFARVFK; encoded by the coding sequence ATGGTAGATCGTTACGCCAGAGAAGAGATGAAATCCAAATGGAGTATCCAAGCAAAATATCAAGCATGGCTCGATGTTGAAAAAGCGGTTGTCGTTGCGTGGAATAAATTGGGTCTTATTCCTGATGAGGATGCAGAGAAGATTGTTAAGAATGCAGGATTCAGTGTTGAGCGTATTGATGAGATCGAAGCAATCACTCGTCATGATTTGATCGCGTTTACAACATCGGTTTCTGAAACGCTCGGAGAAGAGAGCCGCTGGTTCCATTATGGAATGACCAGTTCGGATACGGTTGATACGGCTGTCGCTCTTCAGATGCGTGATTCACTGGCATTGATCATTGAAGATGTAAAAATGGTTATGGAGTCGATCAAAACGCGTGCGATGGAACACAAGATGACATTGCTCGTCGGACGCTCACATGGTATTCACGGTGAGCCGATTACGTTTGGATTGGTGTTAGCGGTTTGGTATGATGAGATGGCTCGCCATTTGGAAAACCTGCAGCAAACGATGGAAGTTATTTCTGTCGGTCAAGTATCAGGGGCAATGGGTAATTTTGCTCACGCACCGTTAGAGCTTGAAGAGTATGCGTGTGAAGCGTTAGGACTCAAACCGGCTCCGGCTTCTAACCAGGTTATTCAACGTGACCGTTACGCACGTCTTGCTTCGGCGTTGGCATTGATGGCAAGTTCAATCGAAAAATTTGCGGTACAGGTTCGTCATTGGCAGCGTACCGAAGTGTATGAGTGTGAAGAGTTTTTTGCCAAAGGGCAAAAAGGCTCATCGGCAATGCCTCACAAACGCAATCCGATTTTGACGGAGAACATCACAGGGTTAGCCCGTATGGTTCGTGCCTATGTTATCCCTGCGATGGAAAACGTCGCGTTATGGCATGAGCGTGATATCTCTCACAGTTCTACCGAGCGCTTCTGGTTGCCGGACAGTTTTGTAACGGCTGATTTTATGCTTCACCGTTTTAACAGTGTTATTGCCAACCTCGTTGTCTATCCGGAAAACATGATGCGTAATCTGAACCTCACCGGAGGACTGGTTTTTTCTCAACGTGTTTTATTGGAGCTTCCACTTAAAGGGGTAAGCCGTGAAGATGCGTACCGTATCGTTCAGCGCAATGCGATGAAAGTATGGGAAGGGTTGCAGCAAGGTAGAAGTGCTATCAATGAAAAAGGGGAGAGTCTTTATCTGCAATATCTATTGGATGATGAAGAGCTGCGTCAGAGCTTGAGCGAAGAAGCTATTCGTGAATGTTTCAATTATGATTATTACACTAAAAATGTCGATAAAATTTTCGCGCGGGTGTTCAAATAA
- a CDS encoding RluA family pseudouridine synthase — protein MPFITKKLHAPERQKAFRFLMQELGITQSEAQRLIAKGRLSQNGIVMSNNAGYIEEGDFDFICFEPVTLGLVPTFVEEEFAVYDKPSGLLVHPQNRHTPYSLNDEIKHRFGHEANITHRIDQETSGLVLAARNKLSERTLKMMFEERQITKKYIAMVKGHLKEPLDIQEPLLRREDASSIVRMIVRVHPEGKPSRTFIKPLEYFPDTDTTLVEASPYTGRQHQIRVHLFHVEHPIIGDPIYGQDEENAVRFLDREMSVEERLNNTGASRLLLHAHSLEFIYNDIVYHVVSKEDFIAQCFDAMKVK, from the coding sequence TTGCCCTTCATCACCAAAAAGCTTCATGCTCCTGAGCGTCAAAAAGCATTCCGCTTTTTAATGCAAGAGTTGGGAATTACTCAGAGCGAGGCGCAGCGTTTAATCGCAAAAGGGAGACTTTCCCAAAACGGAATCGTCATGTCAAACAACGCCGGATATATAGAGGAGGGGGATTTCGATTTTATTTGCTTTGAGCCGGTAACCCTCGGATTGGTTCCGACATTTGTCGAAGAGGAGTTCGCCGTATATGATAAGCCCAGCGGTCTTCTTGTTCATCCTCAAAACCGTCATACCCCTTATTCACTCAATGATGAAATTAAACACCGTTTCGGTCATGAAGCCAATATTACCCATCGTATCGATCAGGAGACGAGTGGCCTGGTTTTAGCGGCGCGCAATAAACTATCTGAACGTACTTTAAAAATGATGTTCGAAGAACGTCAAATCACTAAGAAATATATAGCGATGGTAAAAGGGCATCTGAAAGAACCGCTCGATATCCAAGAGCCTCTATTGCGCAGAGAGGATGCCAGCTCTATCGTCCGTATGATCGTTCGAGTTCATCCTGAGGGAAAACCTTCCCGCACATTTATCAAGCCTCTGGAGTATTTCCCCGATACCGACACCACTCTCGTCGAAGCTTCTCCTTATACCGGACGCCAGCATCAGATACGGGTTCATTTGTTCCACGTGGAACATCCGATCATCGGGGATCCTATTTACGGACAAGACGAAGAGAATGCCGTCCGTTTTTTAGATCGCGAGATGAGTGTCGAGGAACGTCTCAATAATACCGGTGCATCTCGATTATTGCTGCATGCCCATTCACTTGAATTCATTTATAATGATATAGTCTACCATGTCGTTTCCAAAGAAGATTTTATTGCACAGTGTTTCGATGCGATGAAAGTGAAATAA
- a CDS encoding RluA family pseudouridine synthase, with protein MPFITKKLFSPVRQMALSFLMNELGLSRSEGQRLIARGRLSQNGSVMDDQFGFIEGDCEFICFEPDTRGFKPMFVANDFVIYDKPSGLSVHPHSRQSPYTLNDEIKHQFGDEANATHRIDQETSGLVLVSRHKKSESVLKRLFSERAITKRYLAMVKGCVEHPIDIQEPLYRKDHPNLLISMVVKVDPKGKPAHTVINPLRYFPEHDMTLVEASPLTGRTHQIRVHLFHVKHPIIGDPVYGPTEENVIRFIKKELSPIERMEIGGSTRLLLHAHSLEFEYENEVYKVESEKDFVKECFEAMGISQ; from the coding sequence ATGCCGTTTATTACGAAAAAGCTCTTCTCACCTGTTCGTCAAATGGCTCTTAGCTTTTTAATGAATGAACTGGGCCTCTCACGAAGCGAAGGTCAGCGTCTGATTGCCAGAGGCCGTTTATCGCAAAACGGTTCGGTTATGGACGATCAATTCGGTTTTATTGAAGGAGATTGTGAGTTTATCTGTTTTGAACCGGACACCCGCGGATTCAAACCGATGTTTGTCGCTAACGACTTTGTAATATATGACAAACCGAGCGGTTTGAGTGTTCACCCTCACAGCCGACAGTCGCCCTATACCCTCAATGATGAGATCAAACATCAGTTTGGGGACGAGGCTAACGCGACCCACCGTATCGATCAAGAAACGAGCGGACTTGTTTTGGTTTCCCGTCATAAAAAGAGCGAGTCTGTTTTAAAACGGTTATTCTCTGAGCGTGCAATTACCAAACGTTATCTTGCCATGGTAAAAGGATGTGTTGAACATCCTATCGACATTCAAGAACCTCTCTATCGAAAAGATCATCCCAATCTTTTAATCAGTATGGTGGTTAAAGTTGATCCCAAAGGGAAACCTGCCCATACGGTCATTAATCCTTTGCGCTACTTTCCCGAGCATGATATGACCCTCGTAGAAGCATCTCCGTTAACGGGTCGTACCCATCAGATACGGGTTCATTTGTTCCACGTGAAACATCCGATCATCGGTGATCCGGTGTACGGTCCCACAGAAGAGAATGTCATTCGGTTTATTAAAAAAGAGTTATCGCCAATTGAGAGAATGGAAATAGGGGGGTCGACACGGCTGTTGCTTCACGCTCATTCACTTGAATTTGAATATGAAAATGAAGTCTATAAAGTAGAATCAGAAAAAGATTTTGTCAAAGAATGTTTTGAAGCGATGGGAATTTCGCAATAA
- a CDS encoding lysophospholipid acyltransferase family protein, with translation MVSAEYILRKEHPKVFQYPTLINKTIVGLTRLLLHEKSINRFMENHQEKNGLEFIDAALEHLNVSYKTVHKQIENIPTMGKVIIVANHPLGALDALCLIQMVCSVRQDKKVKIIANRMLGEITQLKEFMIGVDNFNDRVSKHALQQIDKALQAEEAVIFFPSGEVSRAGLFGVKEGLWKGGFIKFAKRNSAPILPIYIKGKNSPLFYALSWVYKPLGALLLSHEIFAARNRVFDFTIGQMVSEKALSDFNLTEKRHAKLFRKHLLRIAHGKKGIYPTECSIAHPVSRQELRLELRKGELLGLTSDNKQIYLIEHENAPNIINEIGRLREYSFRKVGEGSGNARDIDAYDRYYHHLVLWDDEALEIAGAYRIGECEWILSWLGKDGLYMSDLCMMNEQFDPVLEDAIELGRSFVQPKYWGSRALDYLWQGIGAYLSHNPHIKYMLGPVSISGSFPKHAQEVLVYFYTLYFGSDHTMVRAKSPYRLSEYVQNDFKTLFSGDNYTEDFRILKDYLKALDVSVPTLYKQYSELCEEGGVQFMDFGIDTDFNNCIDGYILVDIRKIKEAKRQRYINNAA, from the coding sequence ATGGTTAGTGCAGAATATATATTGCGCAAAGAACATCCGAAAGTATTTCAGTATCCGACATTGATCAATAAGACAATCGTAGGGTTGACCCGTTTGCTCCTTCATGAAAAATCGATAAATCGATTTATGGAAAATCATCAAGAAAAAAACGGATTGGAATTTATTGATGCGGCATTGGAACATTTGAATGTTTCGTATAAAACCGTTCATAAACAAATTGAAAATATTCCTACTATGGGAAAAGTGATTATCGTTGCAAATCATCCGTTAGGGGCTTTAGATGCACTTTGTTTGATCCAGATGGTTTGCTCTGTCCGACAAGATAAAAAGGTGAAAATCATTGCAAATCGTATGCTCGGTGAAATCACTCAGCTTAAAGAGTTTATGATCGGTGTGGATAATTTTAACGATCGGGTTTCCAAACATGCGCTCCAACAGATCGATAAGGCGTTACAGGCTGAAGAAGCCGTCATCTTTTTCCCATCCGGCGAAGTATCGCGGGCAGGATTGTTCGGAGTAAAAGAAGGATTGTGGAAAGGTGGATTTATTAAATTTGCCAAACGAAATTCGGCTCCGATTCTCCCTATCTATATAAAAGGGAAAAACAGCCCTCTTTTTTACGCTCTCTCATGGGTCTACAAACCATTAGGGGCCTTGTTGCTAAGCCATGAAATATTTGCGGCCCGAAACCGTGTATTCGACTTTACAATCGGTCAAATGGTAAGTGAAAAAGCGTTAAGCGATTTTAATCTTACCGAAAAACGGCATGCAAAATTATTCCGTAAGCACCTTCTTCGCATTGCACACGGCAAAAAAGGGATATACCCGACAGAGTGTTCGATTGCTCATCCCGTATCACGTCAGGAATTGCGTCTAGAGCTTCGTAAAGGGGAATTGCTGGGGTTAACGAGCGATAATAAGCAAATTTACCTTATTGAGCATGAAAATGCCCCTAATATCATCAATGAAATAGGACGGCTTCGAGAATACTCATTTCGCAAAGTGGGTGAAGGGAGCGGAAACGCACGCGATATTGATGCATACGACCGTTATTACCATCATCTTGTCTTATGGGATGATGAGGCTTTGGAAATCGCTGGAGCGTACCGTATCGGCGAATGTGAATGGATTCTTTCATGGCTGGGCAAAGACGGTCTCTATATGTCCGACTTATGTATGATGAATGAACAGTTTGATCCTGTATTGGAAGATGCCATTGAATTGGGACGCAGTTTTGTACAGCCGAAATATTGGGGAAGTCGCGCACTTGATTATTTGTGGCAAGGTATCGGAGCTTATCTGAGCCATAATCCTCATATAAAATACATGCTAGGTCCGGTAAGTATTTCGGGAAGTTTTCCCAAACACGCTCAAGAGGTTCTGGTCTATTTTTATACCCTCTATTTCGGTTCGGATCATACGATGGTGAGAGCAAAATCCCCCTATCGATTGTCTGAATACGTTCAAAACGACTTTAAAACATTGTTCAGCGGTGATAACTATACCGAAGATTTCAGGATACTAAAGGACTATCTAAAAGCACTGGACGTATCGGTTCCTACCCTTTATAAGCAATACAGCGAACTGTGTGAAGAGGGTGGTGTGCAGTTTATGGATTTTGGGATCGATACCGATTTTAATAACTGTATTGACGGCTATATATTGGTTGATATTCGGAAAATCAAAGAGGCGAAACGGCAGCGGTACATAAACAACGCTGCGTAA